The following proteins are encoded in a genomic region of Leptospira kirschneri serovar Cynopteri str. 3522 CT:
- a CDS encoding ParB/RepB/Spo0J family partition protein: MAKRSDFAGMDLLTAFGEKESSKAEIQLSDIVPNPSQPRIFGKEEVSDLVESMKRLGLIEPIVVRKSGKKYQIVAGERRYQAAKILKWNTIPAIETSASEDRCFEMALAENEKRKSLNPWEVGRAIQFLRKEKRKTAEEVSKILGFTERYVKQLSSIARLDQKSVADLIKSGKDTSVKNLEALLKQKEGRGGEIISSRKLVQSKIVLQIGKLSSQQREKFLKELSSLKKKYGIKD; this comes from the coding sequence ATGGCTAAACGATCTGATTTTGCGGGAATGGATCTTCTTACCGCTTTTGGAGAAAAAGAATCTTCTAAAGCGGAAATACAACTTTCCGATATAGTGCCCAATCCATCCCAGCCTAGGATTTTTGGAAAAGAAGAAGTTTCCGATCTTGTGGAATCTATGAAACGCTTGGGATTGATCGAGCCGATCGTAGTCCGAAAGTCCGGAAAAAAGTATCAGATTGTCGCGGGAGAAAGAAGATACCAGGCTGCAAAAATTCTTAAATGGAATACAATTCCTGCGATTGAAACCTCGGCATCCGAAGACAGATGTTTTGAAATGGCTCTCGCGGAAAATGAAAAAAGAAAAAGCCTAAACCCCTGGGAAGTAGGACGTGCGATTCAATTTTTGAGAAAAGAAAAAAGAAAAACGGCGGAAGAAGTTTCTAAAATTTTAGGTTTTACCGAAAGATACGTAAAACAATTGAGTTCCATTGCGAGGCTCGATCAGAAATCGGTGGCGGATCTGATTAAGTCCGGAAAGGATACTTCTGTAAAAAACCTGGAAGCACTCTTAAAACAAAAAGAAGGCAGGGGGGGTGAAATCATTTCATCCCGTAAATTGGTTCAGTCTAAGATCGTTTTACAGATCGGGAAACTTTCTTCACAACAGAGGGAAAAATTTTTAAAAGAACTTTCTTCTTTAAAAAAGAAATACGGAATCAAAGATTAA
- a CDS encoding NADPH-dependent FMN reductase, with protein MKFAIIAGPHRKISQSVKVANWVGNKLESLGHQSWILDLGNHKLPVWDDSFWEGGEFWDRIWKPIEAELKNAEAFVFVTPEYSGMASPGLKNFLLYCNSTLLGHKPVLICAVSASRGGAYPIAELRMSSYKNTRLCYIPEHIIVRDAEHVLNGPEPVSQEDTYIRRRIDFALKILAGYGEALKQVRDSGVTFQKEFSNGM; from the coding sequence ATGAAGTTCGCTATTATAGCCGGTCCTCATAGAAAAATTTCACAGTCGGTTAAGGTCGCAAATTGGGTAGGAAATAAACTTGAATCTTTAGGTCATCAGAGTTGGATTCTTGATTTAGGAAATCATAAACTTCCGGTTTGGGATGATTCCTTTTGGGAAGGTGGGGAGTTTTGGGATAGGATTTGGAAACCGATAGAAGCCGAACTTAAAAACGCGGAGGCTTTTGTTTTTGTAACTCCGGAATATTCCGGTATGGCCTCTCCCGGCCTAAAAAACTTCCTTCTCTATTGTAACTCTACTCTACTTGGTCACAAACCGGTTTTGATATGTGCGGTTTCCGCGAGTAGGGGAGGGGCCTATCCAATTGCCGAACTTAGGATGAGCAGTTATAAAAATACCAGGCTCTGTTACATTCCCGAACATATTATCGTTAGAGATGCGGAACACGTTCTTAATGGCCCCGAACCCGTAAGTCAAGAAGATACTTATATTAGAAGGCGAATCGATTTTGCACTCAAAATTTTGGCAGGTTATGGAGAAGCTCTGAAACAAGTTCGAGATTCCGGCGTGACTTTTCAGAAAGAATTCTCAAATGGGATGTAG
- a CDS encoding ParA family protein — MNSKNLTIRQILDEFEISSEDEFLSKVKEWKIPTAGKGKFDREVIEKYFQKTEKQTYDSSIIAVSNQKGGEGKTTVSVCLAEALSKSAPVLLVDWDAQANITQLFFGAVENSVFHSLGYKGENQIPVKELLIRLAPDLDLLPSSIHLANFTTPYERDDFELLKDALKPVRSSYKYIIIDCPPSLGLILENALIAADHVLIPIQTRAFSVQGLKDLHSTILKIKKKANPSLNLLGAVLNQYEDARALAGLADAIRKYFEVFDTVVYRRESIPQAQAKKKLLGEYDNKAMQMFSSLAEELMERISNG; from the coding sequence ATGAATTCTAAAAATCTAACAATCAGACAGATTTTAGATGAGTTTGAAATTTCCTCGGAAGATGAATTCTTATCCAAGGTGAAGGAATGGAAAATTCCGACTGCCGGAAAAGGAAAATTTGATCGTGAAGTAATAGAAAAATATTTTCAAAAAACCGAAAAACAAACCTACGATTCCTCTATCATCGCAGTTTCCAACCAAAAAGGAGGAGAAGGTAAAACCACGGTTTCGGTATGTTTGGCGGAGGCGCTTTCTAAGTCAGCACCCGTGCTCCTCGTGGACTGGGACGCTCAGGCCAATATCACTCAACTTTTTTTTGGTGCCGTGGAAAATTCCGTGTTTCATTCTTTGGGTTATAAGGGAGAGAATCAGATTCCAGTAAAAGAATTGTTGATTAGGCTCGCCCCGGATTTGGATTTATTACCTTCTTCCATCCATCTGGCCAATTTTACAACTCCGTATGAAAGGGACGATTTTGAACTTTTGAAAGACGCGCTTAAACCGGTTCGTTCTAGTTATAAATATATTATCATAGATTGTCCGCCCTCGTTGGGTCTGATTTTAGAAAATGCTTTGATCGCCGCCGATCACGTATTGATACCGATTCAAACACGAGCTTTTAGCGTTCAAGGTCTAAAGGATTTACATTCTACAATTTTAAAAATTAAAAAAAAAGCAAATCCATCGCTCAATCTTTTGGGGGCCGTTCTAAATCAGTATGAAGACGCGCGTGCTCTTGCGGGACTTGCGGACGCCATTCGAAAATATTTTGAAGTTTTTGATACCGTTGTCTATAGAAGAGAATCGATTCCGCAGGCTCAGGCCAAGAAAAAACTTTTGGGAGAATACGACAACAAAGCTATGCAGATGTTTTCTTCTTTAGCGGAGGAATTAATGGAGAGGATTTCAAATGGCTAA